In the genome of Amaranthus tricolor cultivar Red isolate AtriRed21 chromosome 15, ASM2621246v1, whole genome shotgun sequence, one region contains:
- the LOC130801429 gene encoding vesicle transport protein GOT1-like — protein sequence MVSFEMDDRKKIGLGLTGFGIFFTFLGVMLLFDKGLLAMGNILFLSGVALTIGLKSTLEFFTKPQNFKGTISFGAGFFCVVIGWPIIGMLLELYGFIVLFSGFWPTIAVFVQKIPILGWVLQHPLFKSLIDRFRGKRVPV from the exons AGATTGGACTGGGGTTGACTGGATTTGGCATTTTCTTTACCTTTTTGGGGGTCATGTTATTGTTTGACAAGGGATTGCTTGCCATGGGAAAT ATCCTCTTCTTGTCCGGTGTGGCATTGACCATTGGGCTAAAATCGACACTTGAGTTTTTCACAAAACCTCAAAATTTCAAG GGAACAATATCGTTTGGGGCTGGTTTCTTTTGTGTTGTTATTGGCTGGCCTATTATAGGCATGCTGTTGGAATTGTATGGATTCATTGTGCTTTTCAG TGGGTTCTGGCCTACTATTGCAGTTTTTGTACAGAAGATACCTATTCTAGGTTGGGTGTTGCAACATCCACTCTTTAAATCT TTGATTGACAGATTCCGTGGAAAACGGGTACCAGTATGA